A part of Aegilops tauschii subsp. strangulata cultivar AL8/78 chromosome 2, Aet v6.0, whole genome shotgun sequence genomic DNA contains:
- the LOC109785398 gene encoding uncharacterized protein isoform X3: MHPRSRIRGREPPPPPPPSSGGRYRRRSPPLPPPSPRPQHHQRRAPPRRSSPERPPPRRLLALDEKPLPPPAAALVVAAERRWRNDVLLEAGRLAAHYLVAQGVLPDHVLHAREDPSPKHHHVLHARDDPIPSPRPEISAPAGYARKRDDDGDDPRWRRNGGGGGGGADWGRDKRDEDDCARLARAKSGWDRRTQSFDGRRRYNEGDGGRGAGGDADRGVRRSHPYDEKRRPAMSRSYSQNDRRASSDDRRPPPIDDRRPSVDRRLDRKRRSRSRSRSRSRSRSRTRPRSSYSGGRRDPDWRPRGGDFDQPRSGDLDQSKVPAEPGTVASRDGDVDGDDVDKLPRDPKIVRSEVVMVEANDGASHEDEAAVEPEHDGARHEDEEAEYEYEEVVESDDHGEDDDGVTYEYEEMETEDNGQDDEAAAVAGLNDADAAEINASHQLPMVDVHPSEPAEEPAHTQPQLSDVEEATEAGVARADACLIEPVADSSGCSEVRGETEAPQSQPETELQVRDEMEAPQSELGTELQVRGEMEALQSEHETELQVAGEMAAPQSEVETGLQVAGEMAAPQSEPEAELQVAGEMEAPQSEPETELQVADEMEAPQSELETELQVADEMEAPQSELETELQVAGEMEAPHSELGTELQVAGEMEAPQIEPGTELQVAGEMEAPQSELGTELQVAGEMEALQSEPETELVEETPQIEIEHGTELQVAGEMEALQSEPETELVEETPQMEIEHGTELQVAGEMEALQSELETELVEETPQMEIELGTELQVAGEMEAPQTEHESELVEETTQIEIEAADGDPTRDEEELPAWYQIFDLNVDGTRESCEVTEIPGDPPEEHASDSLPDLVGQLSQQAYCDPPDTQVQDKRADENQQFEDDQVLLNQGIGMHDLDRNYQNSEQMLINQIADEHEQGDQQLEGEQMLLRNEGTMLKQDAEEQVENEQLLPDRATDVNHQIKEEQMLLDHVTVVHDLDHCDLNGEQMLLTDDSVNKSAVDGGQLKDGQMDRAAKRQATLRSLDNGQMMIPIINLDDDDDDDDYAEQPGTREFLEPKTYVFSRRASRKLS, translated from the exons ATGCACCCGAGGTCGCGCATTCGCGGacgcgagccgccgccgccgcccccgccgtcatCCGGAGGACGATACCGCCGACGGTCCCCGCCCCTGCCGCCGCCCTCCCCGCGGCCGCAGCACCACCAGCGCCGGGCCCCGCCGCGGCGCAGCAGCCCCGAACGGCCGCCCCCGCGCCGCCTGCTGGCGTTGGACGAGAAGCCCCTCCCGCCGCCGGCGGCCGCGCTCGTCGTCGCCGCCGAACGGCGCTGGCGCAACGACGTGCTCCTCGAGGCCGGCCGCCTGGCCGCCCACTACCTGGTCGCGCAGGGCGTCCTCCCCGACCACGTTCTCCACGCCCGGGAAGACCCCAGCCCCAAGCACCACCACGTTCTCCACGCCAGGGACGACCCCATCCCCAGCCCCCGCCCCGAGATCTCCGCCCCCGCCGGCTACGCCAGGAAGAGGGATGACGACGGAGACGACCCCAGATGGCGGAGgaacggaggaggaggcggcggcggcgccgactggggccgcgacaagagggacgaggacgactGCGCCAGGCTAGCCCGGGCCAAGTCGGGCTGGGACCGGAGGACCCAGAGCTTTGACGGAAGACGCAGGTACAACGAGGGCGATGGCGGACGCGGTGCTGGCGGTGATGCCGACCGGGGCGTTCGCCGGAGCCACCCGTACGACGAGAAGAGGAGacccgccatgtcacgctcctacTCTCAGAACGACCGCCGGGCCTCCAGCGACGACCGCCGGCCACCCCCCATCGATGACCGCCGGCCCTCTGTTGACCGCAGACTGGACCGGAAGCGGAGGAGCAGAAGCCGGAGTAgaagccggagccggagccggagcagAACCAGGCCCAGGAGCTCTTACAGTGGCGGCCGGAGGGATCCAGACTGGCGACCACGCGGTGGTGATTTCGATCAGCCACGCAGTGGCGATCTGGATCAGAGCAAGGTGCCAGCAGAGCCTGGAACTGTTGCCAGCCGCGACGGTGATGTGGACGGCGATGATGTCGATAAACTGCCAAGGGATCCAAAGATTGTTCGCTCGGAGGTGGTGATGGTGGAGGCGAATGAcggtgccagccatgaagatgaAGCTGCGGTGGAACCAGAGCATGATGGTGCCAGGCATGAGGATGAAGAGGCAGAGTATGAGTATGAAGAGGTGGTGGAATCAGATGATCAtggtgaagatgatgatggtgtCACCTATGAATATGAAGAGATGGAAACAGAGGACAATGGTCAGGACGATGAGGCTGCTGCTGTTGCTGGCTTGAATGATGCAGATGCTGCTGAAATAAATGCCAGCCACCAACTGCCCATGGTGGATGTTCATCCATCAGAGCCTGCTGAGGAACCGGCGCACACGCAGCCCCAGCTCAGCGACGTCGAGGAGGCCACGGAGGCGGGCGTTGCGCGTGCGGATGCATGCCTGATTGAACCAGTGGCTGACAGCAGTGGTTGTTCTGAAGTTAGAGGTGAAACGGAGGCTCCGCAAAGTCAACCTGAAACTGAACTTCAAGTTAGAGATGAAATGGAGGCTCCGCAGAGCGAACTTGGAACTGAACTTCAAGTTAGAGGTGAAATGGAGGCTCTGCAGAGTGAACATGAAACTGAACTTCAAGTTGCAGGTGAAATGGCGGCTCCGCAGAGTGAAGTTGAAACTGGACTTCAAGTTGCAGGTGAAATGGCGGCTCCTCAAAGTGAGCCTGAAGCTGAACTTCAAGTTGCAGGTGAAATGGAGGCTCCTCAAAGTGAACCTGAAACTGAACTTCAAGTTGCCGATGAGATGGAGGCTCCGCAAAGTGAACTTGAAACAGAACTTCAAGTTGCTGATGAGATGGAGGCTCCGCAAAGTGAACTTGAAACAGAACTTCAAGTAGCAGGTGAAATGGAGGCTCCGCATAGTGAACTTGGAACTGAACTTCAAGTGGCAGGTGAAATGGAGGCTCCGCAAATTGAACCTGGGACTGAACTTCAAGTGGCAGGTGAAATGGAGGCTCCGCAAAGTGAACTTGGAACTGAACTTCAAGTGGCAGGTGAAATGGAGGCTCTGCAAAGTGAACCTGAAACTGAACTTGTCGAGGAAACTCCACAAATAGAAATTGAGCATGGAACTGAACTTCAAGTGGCAGGTGAAATGGAGGCTCTGCAAAGTGAACCTGAAACTGAACTTGTCGAGGAAACTCCACAAATGGAAATTGAGCATGGAACTGAACTTCAAGTGGCAGGTGAAATGGAAGCTCTGCAAAGTGAACTTGAAACTGAACTTGTCGAGGAAACTCCACAAATGGAAATTGAGCTTGGAACTGAACTTCAAGTGGCAGGTGAAATGGAGGCTCCGCAAACTGAACATGAATCTGAACTTGTCGAGGAAACAACACAAATTGAAATTGAAGCTGCTGATGGCGATCCTACTAGAGATGAAGAAGAGCTGCCGGCTTGGTATCAAATTTTTGACCTCAATGTCGACGGAACTCGTGAGAGCTGTGAAGTGACTGAGATTCCCGGTGATCCTCCTGAAGAACATGCTTCTGATTCTCTGCCTGATTTAGTTGGTCAGCTGAGCCAGCAAGCATACTGTGATCCTCCAGATACTCAAGTTCAAGATAAACGTGCAGATGAAAACCAACAGTTCGAGGATGATCAGGTGCTTCTAAATCAGGGTATTGGCATGCATGATTTGGATAGGAACTACCAGAACAGTGAGCAGATGCTTATAAATCAGATAGCCGATGAGCATGAACAGGGTGATCAACAGCTGGAGGGCGAGCAAATGCTTTTACGCAATGAGGGAACAATGCTAAAGCAAGATGCGGAGGAGCAGGTGGAGAATGAGCAGTTGCTACCTGATCGTGCTACAGACGTTAATCACCAGATAAAGGAGGAGCAAATGCTTCTAGATCATGTTACAGTTGTGCATGACTTGGATCATTGTGATCTGAACGGTGAACAGATGCTACTAACAGATGATTCAGTTAATAAATCTGCAGTTGATGGGGGCCAGTTGAAGGATGGGCAAATGGACCGGGCTGCAAAGAGACAAGCTACACTTCGCAGCCTGGACAATGGCCAAATGATGATTCCTATAATTAATTtggatgacgacgacgatgatgatgattatgcagaGCAGCCTGGTACCAGAGAATTCTTAGAGCCCAA AACGTATGTGTTCTCAAGACGAGCAAGCCGCAAGCTTTCCTGA
- the LOC109785398 gene encoding uncharacterized protein isoform X2 translates to MHPRSRIRGREPPPPPPPSSGGRYRRRSPPLPPPSPRPQHHQRRAPPRRSSPERPPPRRLLALDEKPLPPPAAALVVAAERRWRNDVLLEAGRLAAHYLVAQGVLPDHVLHAREDPSPKHHHVLHARDDPIPSPRPEISAPAGYARKRDDDGDDPRWRRNGGGGGGGADWGRDKRDEDDCARLARAKSGWDRRTQSFDGRRRYNEGDGGRGAGGDADRGVRRSHPYDEKRRPAMSRSYSQNDRRASSDDRRPPPIDDRRPSVDRRLDRKRRSRSRSRSRSRSRSRTRPRSSYSGGRRDPDWRPRGGDFDQPRSGDLDQSKVPAEPGTVASRDGDVDGDDVDKLPRDPKIVRSEVVMVEANDGASHEDEAAVEPEHDGARHEDEEAEYEYEEVVESDDHGEDDDGVTYEYEEMETEDNGQDDEAAAVAGLNDADAAEINASHQLPMVDVHPSEPAEEPAHTQPQLSDVEEATEAGVARADACLIEPVADSSGCSEVRGETEAPQSQPETELQVRDEMEAPQSELGTELQVRGEMEALQSEHETELQVAGEMAAPQSEVETGLQVAGEMAAPQSEPEAELQVAGEMEAPQSEPETELQVADEMEAPQSELETELQVADEMEAPQSELETELQVAGEMEAPHSELGTELQVAGEMEAPQIEPGTELQVAGEMEAPQSELGTELQVAGEMEALQSEPETELVEETPQIEIEHGTELQVAGEMEALQSEPETELVEETPQMEIEHGTELQVAGEMEALQSELETELVEETPQMEIELGTELQVAGEMEAPQTEHESELVEETTQIEIEAADGDPTRDEEELPAWYQIFDLNVDGTRESCEVTEIPGDPPEEHASDSLPDLVGQLSQQAYCDPPDTQVQDKRADENQQFEDDQVLLNQGIGMHDLDRNYQNSEQMLINQIADEHEQGDQQLEGEQMLLRNEGTMLKQDAEEQVENEQLLPDRATDVNHQIKEEQMLLDHVTVVHDLDHCDLNGEQMLLTDDSVNKSAVDGGQLKDGQMDRAAKRQATLRSLDNGQMMIPIINLDDDDDDDDYAEQPGTREFLEPKSDALHVDNFLPERMCSQDEQAASFPDHQTNIPASSSSVPPHSGNRWTGMGAVNAQGIPSDDGVLYGGAFDKIPLVINVWDLPSTELGKS, encoded by the exons ATGCACCCGAGGTCGCGCATTCGCGGacgcgagccgccgccgccgcccccgccgtcatCCGGAGGACGATACCGCCGACGGTCCCCGCCCCTGCCGCCGCCCTCCCCGCGGCCGCAGCACCACCAGCGCCGGGCCCCGCCGCGGCGCAGCAGCCCCGAACGGCCGCCCCCGCGCCGCCTGCTGGCGTTGGACGAGAAGCCCCTCCCGCCGCCGGCGGCCGCGCTCGTCGTCGCCGCCGAACGGCGCTGGCGCAACGACGTGCTCCTCGAGGCCGGCCGCCTGGCCGCCCACTACCTGGTCGCGCAGGGCGTCCTCCCCGACCACGTTCTCCACGCCCGGGAAGACCCCAGCCCCAAGCACCACCACGTTCTCCACGCCAGGGACGACCCCATCCCCAGCCCCCGCCCCGAGATCTCCGCCCCCGCCGGCTACGCCAGGAAGAGGGATGACGACGGAGACGACCCCAGATGGCGGAGgaacggaggaggaggcggcggcggcgccgactggggccgcgacaagagggacgaggacgactGCGCCAGGCTAGCCCGGGCCAAGTCGGGCTGGGACCGGAGGACCCAGAGCTTTGACGGAAGACGCAGGTACAACGAGGGCGATGGCGGACGCGGTGCTGGCGGTGATGCCGACCGGGGCGTTCGCCGGAGCCACCCGTACGACGAGAAGAGGAGacccgccatgtcacgctcctacTCTCAGAACGACCGCCGGGCCTCCAGCGACGACCGCCGGCCACCCCCCATCGATGACCGCCGGCCCTCTGTTGACCGCAGACTGGACCGGAAGCGGAGGAGCAGAAGCCGGAGTAgaagccggagccggagccggagcagAACCAGGCCCAGGAGCTCTTACAGTGGCGGCCGGAGGGATCCAGACTGGCGACCACGCGGTGGTGATTTCGATCAGCCACGCAGTGGCGATCTGGATCAGAGCAAGGTGCCAGCAGAGCCTGGAACTGTTGCCAGCCGCGACGGTGATGTGGACGGCGATGATGTCGATAAACTGCCAAGGGATCCAAAGATTGTTCGCTCGGAGGTGGTGATGGTGGAGGCGAATGAcggtgccagccatgaagatgaAGCTGCGGTGGAACCAGAGCATGATGGTGCCAGGCATGAGGATGAAGAGGCAGAGTATGAGTATGAAGAGGTGGTGGAATCAGATGATCAtggtgaagatgatgatggtgtCACCTATGAATATGAAGAGATGGAAACAGAGGACAATGGTCAGGACGATGAGGCTGCTGCTGTTGCTGGCTTGAATGATGCAGATGCTGCTGAAATAAATGCCAGCCACCAACTGCCCATGGTGGATGTTCATCCATCAGAGCCTGCTGAGGAACCGGCGCACACGCAGCCCCAGCTCAGCGACGTCGAGGAGGCCACGGAGGCGGGCGTTGCGCGTGCGGATGCATGCCTGATTGAACCAGTGGCTGACAGCAGTGGTTGTTCTGAAGTTAGAGGTGAAACGGAGGCTCCGCAAAGTCAACCTGAAACTGAACTTCAAGTTAGAGATGAAATGGAGGCTCCGCAGAGCGAACTTGGAACTGAACTTCAAGTTAGAGGTGAAATGGAGGCTCTGCAGAGTGAACATGAAACTGAACTTCAAGTTGCAGGTGAAATGGCGGCTCCGCAGAGTGAAGTTGAAACTGGACTTCAAGTTGCAGGTGAAATGGCGGCTCCTCAAAGTGAGCCTGAAGCTGAACTTCAAGTTGCAGGTGAAATGGAGGCTCCTCAAAGTGAACCTGAAACTGAACTTCAAGTTGCCGATGAGATGGAGGCTCCGCAAAGTGAACTTGAAACAGAACTTCAAGTTGCTGATGAGATGGAGGCTCCGCAAAGTGAACTTGAAACAGAACTTCAAGTAGCAGGTGAAATGGAGGCTCCGCATAGTGAACTTGGAACTGAACTTCAAGTGGCAGGTGAAATGGAGGCTCCGCAAATTGAACCTGGGACTGAACTTCAAGTGGCAGGTGAAATGGAGGCTCCGCAAAGTGAACTTGGAACTGAACTTCAAGTGGCAGGTGAAATGGAGGCTCTGCAAAGTGAACCTGAAACTGAACTTGTCGAGGAAACTCCACAAATAGAAATTGAGCATGGAACTGAACTTCAAGTGGCAGGTGAAATGGAGGCTCTGCAAAGTGAACCTGAAACTGAACTTGTCGAGGAAACTCCACAAATGGAAATTGAGCATGGAACTGAACTTCAAGTGGCAGGTGAAATGGAAGCTCTGCAAAGTGAACTTGAAACTGAACTTGTCGAGGAAACTCCACAAATGGAAATTGAGCTTGGAACTGAACTTCAAGTGGCAGGTGAAATGGAGGCTCCGCAAACTGAACATGAATCTGAACTTGTCGAGGAAACAACACAAATTGAAATTGAAGCTGCTGATGGCGATCCTACTAGAGATGAAGAAGAGCTGCCGGCTTGGTATCAAATTTTTGACCTCAATGTCGACGGAACTCGTGAGAGCTGTGAAGTGACTGAGATTCCCGGTGATCCTCCTGAAGAACATGCTTCTGATTCTCTGCCTGATTTAGTTGGTCAGCTGAGCCAGCAAGCATACTGTGATCCTCCAGATACTCAAGTTCAAGATAAACGTGCAGATGAAAACCAACAGTTCGAGGATGATCAGGTGCTTCTAAATCAGGGTATTGGCATGCATGATTTGGATAGGAACTACCAGAACAGTGAGCAGATGCTTATAAATCAGATAGCCGATGAGCATGAACAGGGTGATCAACAGCTGGAGGGCGAGCAAATGCTTTTACGCAATGAGGGAACAATGCTAAAGCAAGATGCGGAGGAGCAGGTGGAGAATGAGCAGTTGCTACCTGATCGTGCTACAGACGTTAATCACCAGATAAAGGAGGAGCAAATGCTTCTAGATCATGTTACAGTTGTGCATGACTTGGATCATTGTGATCTGAACGGTGAACAGATGCTACTAACAGATGATTCAGTTAATAAATCTGCAGTTGATGGGGGCCAGTTGAAGGATGGGCAAATGGACCGGGCTGCAAAGAGACAAGCTACACTTCGCAGCCTGGACAATGGCCAAATGATGATTCCTATAATTAATTtggatgacgacgacgatgatgatgattatgcagaGCAGCCTGGTACCAGAGAATTCTTAGAGCCCAA AAGTGATGCCTTACACGTGGATAATTTTCTGCCAGAACGTATGTGTTCTCAAGACGAGCAAGCCGCAAGCTTTCCTGACCATCAGACTAACATCCCAGCATCTTCTTCATCGGTTCCACCACATTCCGGGAATAGGTGGACTGGGATGGGAGCTGTCAATGCACAG GGAATTCCCAGTGATGATGGCGTCCTATATGGTGGTGCGTTTGACAAGATACCATTAG TGATCAATGTGTGGGACCTGCCATCAACGGAGCTGGGGAAATCCTGA
- the LOC109785398 gene encoding uncharacterized protein isoform X1, which translates to MHPRSRIRGREPPPPPPPSSGGRYRRRSPPLPPPSPRPQHHQRRAPPRRSSPERPPPRRLLALDEKPLPPPAAALVVAAERRWRNDVLLEAGRLAAHYLVAQGVLPDHVLHAREDPSPKHHHVLHARDDPIPSPRPEISAPAGYARKRDDDGDDPRWRRNGGGGGGGADWGRDKRDEDDCARLARAKSGWDRRTQSFDGRRRYNEGDGGRGAGGDADRGVRRSHPYDEKRRPAMSRSYSQNDRRASSDDRRPPPIDDRRPSVDRRLDRKRRSRSRSRSRSRSRSRTRPRSSYSGGRRDPDWRPRGGDFDQPRSGDLDQSKVPAEPGTVASRDGDVDGDDVDKLPRDPKIVRSEVVMVEANDGASHEDEAAVEPEHDGARHEDEEAEYEYEEVVESDDHGEDDDGVTYEYEEMETEDNGQDDEAAAVAGLNDADAAEINASHQLPMVDVHPSEPAEEPAHTQPQLSDVEEATEAGVARADACLIEPVADSSGCSEVRGETEAPQSQPETELQVRDEMEAPQSELGTELQVRGEMEALQSEHETELQVAGEMAAPQSEVETGLQVAGEMAAPQSEPEAELQVAGEMEAPQSEPETELQVADEMEAPQSELETELQVADEMEAPQSELETELQVAGEMEAPHSELGTELQVAGEMEAPQIEPGTELQVAGEMEAPQSELGTELQVAGEMEALQSEPETELVEETPQIEIEHGTELQVAGEMEALQSEPETELVEETPQMEIEHGTELQVAGEMEALQSELETELVEETPQMEIELGTELQVAGEMEAPQTEHESELVEETTQIEIEAADGDPTRDEEELPAWYQIFDLNVDGTRESCEVTEIPGDPPEEHASDSLPDLVGQLSQQAYCDPPDTQVQDKRADENQQFEDDQVLLNQGIGMHDLDRNYQNSEQMLINQIADEHEQGDQQLEGEQMLLRNEGTMLKQDAEEQVENEQLLPDRATDVNHQIKEEQMLLDHVTVVHDLDHCDLNGEQMLLTDDSVNKSAVDGGQLKDGQMDRAAKRQATLRSLDNGQMMIPIINLDDDDDDDDYAEQPGTREFLEPKSDALHVDNFLPERMCSQDEQAASFPDHQTNIPASSSSVPPHSGNRWTGMGAVNAQGIPSDDGVLYGGAFDKIPLEVINVWDLPSTELGKS; encoded by the exons ATGCACCCGAGGTCGCGCATTCGCGGacgcgagccgccgccgccgcccccgccgtcatCCGGAGGACGATACCGCCGACGGTCCCCGCCCCTGCCGCCGCCCTCCCCGCGGCCGCAGCACCACCAGCGCCGGGCCCCGCCGCGGCGCAGCAGCCCCGAACGGCCGCCCCCGCGCCGCCTGCTGGCGTTGGACGAGAAGCCCCTCCCGCCGCCGGCGGCCGCGCTCGTCGTCGCCGCCGAACGGCGCTGGCGCAACGACGTGCTCCTCGAGGCCGGCCGCCTGGCCGCCCACTACCTGGTCGCGCAGGGCGTCCTCCCCGACCACGTTCTCCACGCCCGGGAAGACCCCAGCCCCAAGCACCACCACGTTCTCCACGCCAGGGACGACCCCATCCCCAGCCCCCGCCCCGAGATCTCCGCCCCCGCCGGCTACGCCAGGAAGAGGGATGACGACGGAGACGACCCCAGATGGCGGAGgaacggaggaggaggcggcggcggcgccgactggggccgcgacaagagggacgaggacgactGCGCCAGGCTAGCCCGGGCCAAGTCGGGCTGGGACCGGAGGACCCAGAGCTTTGACGGAAGACGCAGGTACAACGAGGGCGATGGCGGACGCGGTGCTGGCGGTGATGCCGACCGGGGCGTTCGCCGGAGCCACCCGTACGACGAGAAGAGGAGacccgccatgtcacgctcctacTCTCAGAACGACCGCCGGGCCTCCAGCGACGACCGCCGGCCACCCCCCATCGATGACCGCCGGCCCTCTGTTGACCGCAGACTGGACCGGAAGCGGAGGAGCAGAAGCCGGAGTAgaagccggagccggagccggagcagAACCAGGCCCAGGAGCTCTTACAGTGGCGGCCGGAGGGATCCAGACTGGCGACCACGCGGTGGTGATTTCGATCAGCCACGCAGTGGCGATCTGGATCAGAGCAAGGTGCCAGCAGAGCCTGGAACTGTTGCCAGCCGCGACGGTGATGTGGACGGCGATGATGTCGATAAACTGCCAAGGGATCCAAAGATTGTTCGCTCGGAGGTGGTGATGGTGGAGGCGAATGAcggtgccagccatgaagatgaAGCTGCGGTGGAACCAGAGCATGATGGTGCCAGGCATGAGGATGAAGAGGCAGAGTATGAGTATGAAGAGGTGGTGGAATCAGATGATCAtggtgaagatgatgatggtgtCACCTATGAATATGAAGAGATGGAAACAGAGGACAATGGTCAGGACGATGAGGCTGCTGCTGTTGCTGGCTTGAATGATGCAGATGCTGCTGAAATAAATGCCAGCCACCAACTGCCCATGGTGGATGTTCATCCATCAGAGCCTGCTGAGGAACCGGCGCACACGCAGCCCCAGCTCAGCGACGTCGAGGAGGCCACGGAGGCGGGCGTTGCGCGTGCGGATGCATGCCTGATTGAACCAGTGGCTGACAGCAGTGGTTGTTCTGAAGTTAGAGGTGAAACGGAGGCTCCGCAAAGTCAACCTGAAACTGAACTTCAAGTTAGAGATGAAATGGAGGCTCCGCAGAGCGAACTTGGAACTGAACTTCAAGTTAGAGGTGAAATGGAGGCTCTGCAGAGTGAACATGAAACTGAACTTCAAGTTGCAGGTGAAATGGCGGCTCCGCAGAGTGAAGTTGAAACTGGACTTCAAGTTGCAGGTGAAATGGCGGCTCCTCAAAGTGAGCCTGAAGCTGAACTTCAAGTTGCAGGTGAAATGGAGGCTCCTCAAAGTGAACCTGAAACTGAACTTCAAGTTGCCGATGAGATGGAGGCTCCGCAAAGTGAACTTGAAACAGAACTTCAAGTTGCTGATGAGATGGAGGCTCCGCAAAGTGAACTTGAAACAGAACTTCAAGTAGCAGGTGAAATGGAGGCTCCGCATAGTGAACTTGGAACTGAACTTCAAGTGGCAGGTGAAATGGAGGCTCCGCAAATTGAACCTGGGACTGAACTTCAAGTGGCAGGTGAAATGGAGGCTCCGCAAAGTGAACTTGGAACTGAACTTCAAGTGGCAGGTGAAATGGAGGCTCTGCAAAGTGAACCTGAAACTGAACTTGTCGAGGAAACTCCACAAATAGAAATTGAGCATGGAACTGAACTTCAAGTGGCAGGTGAAATGGAGGCTCTGCAAAGTGAACCTGAAACTGAACTTGTCGAGGAAACTCCACAAATGGAAATTGAGCATGGAACTGAACTTCAAGTGGCAGGTGAAATGGAAGCTCTGCAAAGTGAACTTGAAACTGAACTTGTCGAGGAAACTCCACAAATGGAAATTGAGCTTGGAACTGAACTTCAAGTGGCAGGTGAAATGGAGGCTCCGCAAACTGAACATGAATCTGAACTTGTCGAGGAAACAACACAAATTGAAATTGAAGCTGCTGATGGCGATCCTACTAGAGATGAAGAAGAGCTGCCGGCTTGGTATCAAATTTTTGACCTCAATGTCGACGGAACTCGTGAGAGCTGTGAAGTGACTGAGATTCCCGGTGATCCTCCTGAAGAACATGCTTCTGATTCTCTGCCTGATTTAGTTGGTCAGCTGAGCCAGCAAGCATACTGTGATCCTCCAGATACTCAAGTTCAAGATAAACGTGCAGATGAAAACCAACAGTTCGAGGATGATCAGGTGCTTCTAAATCAGGGTATTGGCATGCATGATTTGGATAGGAACTACCAGAACAGTGAGCAGATGCTTATAAATCAGATAGCCGATGAGCATGAACAGGGTGATCAACAGCTGGAGGGCGAGCAAATGCTTTTACGCAATGAGGGAACAATGCTAAAGCAAGATGCGGAGGAGCAGGTGGAGAATGAGCAGTTGCTACCTGATCGTGCTACAGACGTTAATCACCAGATAAAGGAGGAGCAAATGCTTCTAGATCATGTTACAGTTGTGCATGACTTGGATCATTGTGATCTGAACGGTGAACAGATGCTACTAACAGATGATTCAGTTAATAAATCTGCAGTTGATGGGGGCCAGTTGAAGGATGGGCAAATGGACCGGGCTGCAAAGAGACAAGCTACACTTCGCAGCCTGGACAATGGCCAAATGATGATTCCTATAATTAATTtggatgacgacgacgatgatgatgattatgcagaGCAGCCTGGTACCAGAGAATTCTTAGAGCCCAA AAGTGATGCCTTACACGTGGATAATTTTCTGCCAGAACGTATGTGTTCTCAAGACGAGCAAGCCGCAAGCTTTCCTGACCATCAGACTAACATCCCAGCATCTTCTTCATCGGTTCCACCACATTCCGGGAATAGGTGGACTGGGATGGGAGCTGTCAATGCACAG GGAATTCCCAGTGATGATGGCGTCCTATATGGTGGTGCGTTTGACAAGATACCATTAG AAGTGATCAATGTGTGGGACCTGCCATCAACGGAGCTGGGGAAATCCTGA